From Piliocolobus tephrosceles isolate RC106 chromosome 16, ASM277652v3, whole genome shotgun sequence, the proteins below share one genomic window:
- the RNF222 gene encoding RING finger protein 222 yields the protein MSEGESKDSSGSECPVCYEKFRDLEGASRTLSCGHVFCHDCLVKYLLSTRIDGQVQRTLVCPICRYVTFLSKKSSRWPSMLDKSSQTLTVPVALPSVPPLDSLGHTNPLAASSSAWRPPPGQARPPGSPGQSTQLPLDLLPSLPRESQIFVISRHGMPLGEQDSVLPRRSLAELSEASPAPRSARAFCCRSRALLLITLIAVVAVVAAILPWVLLVRKQA from the coding sequence ATGTCAGAAGGGGAGAGCAAGGACAGCTCGGGCAGCGAGTGCCCCGTGTGCTACGAGAAGTTCCGGGACCTGGAGGGCGCCAGTCGGACGCTGAGCTGTGGCCATGTGTTCTGCCATGACTGCCTTGTCAAGTACTTGCTGTCCACCCGCATAGATGGGCAGGTCCAGAGGACCCTGGTCTGCCCCATCTGCCGCTACGTCACGTTCCTCAGCAAGAAGAGCTCCCGCTGGCCCTCCATGCTGGACAAGAGCTCCCAGACCCTGACTGTGCCTGTGGCCCTGCCCTCCGTGCCCCCACTGGACAGCCTGGGTCACACAAACCCCTTGGCTGCCTCCTCCTCCGCCTGGAGGCCACCCCCGGGCCAAGCCAGGCCGCCGGGCAGCCCGGGCCAGAGCACCCAGCTCCCCCTGGACCTGCTGCCCAGCCTGCCCCGGGAGTCGCAGATCTTCGTCATCAGCCGCCACGGGATGCCCCTGGGGGAGCAGGACAGCGTGCTGCCCCGCCGCAGCCTGGCAGAGCTCTCAGAGGCCTCCCCGGCGCCCCGCTCCGCCCGTGCCTTCTGCTGCCGATCGCGGGCCCTGCTGCTCATCACGCTCATCGCCGTGGTGGCCGTGGTGGCCGCCATCCTGCCCTGGGTGCTGCTGGTGAGGAAGCAGGCGTGA